A stretch of the Coprobacillus cateniformis genome encodes the following:
- a CDS encoding VirD4-like conjugal transfer protein, CD1115 family, with product MKRDNDRQTAIILSIVGIVPVIWLALLIAPSISGGLPEIAANLATLFDNPFSIKLCGDSLKTVLILLLCYGMGIGIYFSTRKNYRRREEHGSAKWGNVRAIDKKYRQKPLSENKLMTQNVCIGLNAKKHRRNLNTLVCGGSGAGKTRFYAKPNIMNAARNSYVILDPKGEILRDTGHLLEKKGYEVRVLDLISMEKSHCYNPFVYLQNDNDVQKLVTNLFKSTTPKGSQSNDPFWDTAASMLLLALVFYLHYEAPPEEQNFAMVMEMLRAGAIEDEDDPSPSPLDNLFSDLMIDNPDHIALKYYHSYHSGSSKTLKSIQITLAARLEKFNLESLAALTSADELDLQSLGEKKVALFALIPDNDSSFNFLVSILYTQLFQQLFYAADHIHGGCLPMPVHFMMDEFANVSLPDDFDKILSVMRSRGVSVSIILQNLAQLKALFEKQWESIVGNCDEFLYLGGNEQSTHKYVSELLGKETIDTNTFGKSTGRSGNYSTNYQISGRELLTPDEVRMLDNQYAILFIRGERPIMDFKYDIMKHPNVALTTDGKASPYKHGEVTKDIASIAIWDIDPATLPEKEMEETNWELLSDEEMEALFINNQTN from the coding sequence ATGAAGCGAGATAATGACAGGCAGACTGCCATTATTTTATCTATTGTCGGTATCGTTCCGGTCATATGGCTGGCACTTCTGATTGCACCTTCCATAAGCGGAGGACTGCCGGAGATAGCAGCCAATCTTGCGACACTCTTTGATAATCCATTTTCCATAAAATTATGTGGGGACAGCCTGAAAACTGTCCTCATTTTGCTTTTATGCTATGGAATGGGTATCGGGATTTATTTCTCGACAAGAAAGAATTACCGCAGACGAGAGGAACACGGTTCTGCTAAATGGGGCAATGTCAGAGCAATTGATAAAAAGTACCGACAAAAGCCGCTGTCAGAAAATAAGCTGATGACTCAGAATGTGTGCATTGGACTTAATGCCAAGAAGCACAGACGAAATCTGAATACGCTTGTGTGCGGTGGCTCCGGTGCAGGTAAGACAAGGTTTTACGCAAAGCCTAATATTATGAACGCTGCCAGAAACAGCTATGTGATATTAGACCCGAAAGGGGAAATCCTGCGAGATACGGGACATCTTCTTGAGAAGAAAGGTTACGAAGTGCGTGTGCTTGATTTGATTTCAATGGAGAAAAGCCATTGTTACAATCCGTTTGTATATTTGCAGAACGATAATGATGTGCAGAAGCTCGTAACAAATCTTTTCAAGAGTACCACTCCAAAAGGTTCACAGAGCAATGACCCGTTTTGGGATACGGCAGCGTCAATGCTTCTGCTTGCACTTGTATTTTATCTGCATTATGAAGCACCACCGGAAGAACAGAATTTTGCAATGGTAATGGAAATGCTCAGAGCCGGGGCGATTGAGGACGAGGACGACCCAAGTCCTTCTCCGCTTGATAATCTGTTTTCAGATTTGATGATAGATAATCCTGACCACATTGCTTTGAAGTATTACCACTCTTACCATTCCGGCTCTTCCAAAACATTAAAATCCATACAGATAACCCTTGCAGCAAGGCTTGAAAAGTTTAACTTGGAGAGTCTTGCTGCTCTTACTTCTGCCGATGAACTGGATTTGCAGTCACTCGGAGAGAAAAAGGTGGCACTGTTTGCACTGATACCGGATAACGACTCCAGTTTCAACTTTTTGGTATCCATTCTTTACACACAGCTCTTTCAACAGTTGTTTTATGCAGCCGACCATATCCACGGCGGCTGTCTGCCTATGCCCGTTCATTTTATGATGGACGAATTTGCCAATGTTTCACTGCCGGACGACTTCGACAAGATACTGTCGGTTATGCGTTCCCGTGGGGTATCGGTAAGTATCATCTTGCAGAACTTGGCACAGCTTAAAGCCTTGTTTGAAAAACAGTGGGAGAGCATTGTGGGTAACTGCGATGAATTTCTTTACCTCGGTGGAAATGAGCAGTCAACCCATAAATATGTGTCGGAGCTGTTGGGCAAGGAAACCATTGATACCAACACGTTCGGAAAGAGTACCGGAAGAAGCGGTAATTATTCCACCAACTATCAGATTAGCGGCAGAGAGTTACTTACCCCTGATGAGGTGCGTATGCTCGATAATCAGTACGCTATTTTATTTATCCGTGGGGAAAGACCCATTATGGATTTCAAATATGACATTATGAAACACCCGAATGTGGCACTTACCACAGACGGAAAGGCAAGTCCTTATAAGCACGGAGAAGTCACAAAAGATATTGCTTCGATTGCTATTTGGGACATTGACCCTGCAACACTTCCTGAAAAGGAAATGGAAGAAACGAACTGGGAACTTCTTTCCGATGAGGAGATGGAAGCTCTGTTCATAAACAATCAAACAAATTAA
- a CDS encoding PcfB family protein, protein MNNGGDAAEQVVRLSLEGFEVAARLSGSAAKNIALLLVSVLKQEQKTKGKARLTNMIKSGKELKVFSIPQKDLKKFTEQAKRYGVLYCVLRDKNTKGENAPVDIIARAEDASKIQRIVERFELGKVDKASIVSEAEKAIADREAVEKEKPTKSKSEIIMEEAVRNPMQKEERANANPSVAKTDKSPLSRQNSEPVETQSDKGVAKPVEKPSVKEKLDRYKAQAKQQKEAERKEPEIKKDGKKPQQKNGQTVHRQPKKKPKTKER, encoded by the coding sequence ATGAACAACGGTGGTGACGCAGCAGAGCAGGTCGTTAGGCTTTCGCTTGAAGGATTTGAAGTTGCTGCAAGATTAAGCGGTTCGGCGGCGAAGAATATCGCATTGCTTTTGGTATCGGTTCTGAAGCAGGAACAAAAGACAAAGGGCAAAGCAAGGCTTACCAATATGATTAAGTCAGGCAAGGAGCTGAAAGTCTTTTCCATTCCGCAAAAGGATTTGAAGAAGTTTACCGAACAGGCAAAACGCTATGGCGTTCTTTATTGTGTCCTCAGAGATAAGAACACAAAGGGAGAGAATGCTCCGGTAGATATTATCGCAAGAGCAGAGGACGCTTCTAAAATTCAGCGTATCGTTGAAAGATTTGAACTTGGCAAGGTGGATAAGGCTTCTATTGTCAGTGAAGCAGAGAAAGCTATCGCAGACCGTGAAGCGGTTGAAAAAGAAAAGCCGACTAAATCCAAGAGTGAAATCATTATGGAAGAAGCGGTCAGAAATCCAATGCAGAAAGAGGAGCGAGCAAACGCAAACCCCTCAGTCGCCAAAACAGACAAAAGCCCTCTGTCAAGGCAAAACTCAGAGCCGGTAGAAACGCAATCTGATAAGGGTGTTGCAAAGCCAGTGGAAAAACCATCGGTCAAAGAGAAACTTGACCGTTACAAGGCACAGGCAAAACAGCAAAAAGAAGCAGAGCGTAAAGAACCGGAGATTAAGAAAGACGGCAAGAAGCCGCAGCAGAAAAACGGTCAGACGGTACACCGTCAGCCGAAGAAGAAACCCAAAACAAAAGAGAGGTAA
- a CDS encoding relaxase/mobilization nuclease domain-containing protein: protein MAVTKLWSVTERLGQVIDYATNPEKTSAKIKREFSQEQYQALADVIAYAKDEEKTEREFYVEGINCNVAIARDQFITVKEQYQKTDGIQAYHGYLSFKETDISPEMAQKIGMEFANEVWGKRFQVVVTTHLNTKHLHCHFVINSISFVDGKHLWGEEKAWFKFRKVADRICEKYGLYYDPNPNRSKQLEYLTMKEKAGMPTRYSVAKEAIDYAIDHSKTLKEFQFALKEMGYAYNLSPSRKYWTVIPKGYDKPIRLKNLGADYTNDRIVERIKENRNRWAEIEPFQRATYKPRQYRMQTRGQKLKKKGGLYGLYLYYCYRLGYLPKYKKQNNARLHYLLKDDLMKLDKITDEVRLLGRENISTDEQLFSYKTSLEKQMENLVAGRTHLRKKIRTNIDDGQLQAAKDEIASINGELKKLRREVKLCEDIAERSKVMEENLEHIETEEEKQQRKEKSRYEQRW, encoded by the coding sequence ATGGCAGTAACAAAGTTGTGGTCGGTAACAGAAAGGCTCGGTCAGGTCATTGACTATGCGACCAATCCCGAAAAGACTTCTGCCAAAATCAAAAGGGAGTTTTCACAGGAACAGTATCAGGCTCTTGCAGATGTCATTGCTTATGCAAAGGACGAAGAAAAAACAGAGCGAGAGTTCTATGTTGAGGGTATCAACTGTAATGTGGCGATTGCCCGTGACCAGTTCATAACGGTTAAGGAACAGTACCAAAAGACAGACGGTATCCAAGCCTATCACGGATATTTGAGCTTCAAGGAAACGGATATATCTCCTGAGATGGCACAGAAAATCGGAATGGAGTTTGCAAATGAAGTGTGGGGAAAAAGATTTCAGGTCGTTGTGACAACCCACCTGAACACAAAGCACCTGCACTGCCATTTTGTCATCAACTCTATTTCTTTTGTCGATGGCAAACATTTGTGGGGCGAGGAAAAAGCGTGGTTCAAATTCCGAAAGGTTGCAGACAGGATTTGTGAGAAGTACGGACTTTACTATGACCCGAATCCGAACCGCAGTAAGCAGTTGGAGTATCTGACGATGAAGGAAAAGGCAGGTATGCCGACACGCTACTCGGTTGCAAAAGAAGCCATTGACTATGCTATCGACCACAGCAAGACCCTGAAAGAATTTCAGTTTGCTCTCAAGGAAATGGGATATGCCTATAACCTGAGTCCAAGCCGAAAATACTGGACGGTCATTCCAAAGGGATACGATAAGCCGATACGACTGAAAAATCTCGGAGCAGATTATACCAATGACCGGATTGTAGAGCGTATCAAAGAAAATCGTAACAGATGGGCAGAGATTGAGCCGTTCCAGAGGGCGACTTATAAGCCAAGACAGTACCGTATGCAGACCAGAGGGCAGAAGCTGAAAAAGAAAGGCGGACTTTATGGGCTGTATCTGTATTACTGTTACAGACTCGGTTATCTGCCCAAGTATAAGAAACAGAATAACGCAAGGCTTCATTATCTCTTGAAAGATGATTTAATGAAGCTCGATAAGATTACTGATGAAGTAAGGCTGCTCGGACGAGAAAATATTTCCACGGACGAACAGCTTTTTTCATATAAAACTTCCTTAGAGAAGCAGATGGAAAATCTTGTTGCCGGAAGAACACATCTCCGAAAAAAGATAAGAACAAATATTGATGATGGTCAGCTTCAGGCGGCAAAAGATGAAATCGCTTCTATCAACGGAGAATTGAAAAAACTCCGACGGGAAGTAAAACTCTGCGAGGATATTGCGGAGAGGTCAAAGGTTATGGAAGAAAACCTTGAGCATATCGAAACAGAGGAAGAAAAACAGCAGAGAAAGGAGAAATCACGCTATGAACAACGGTGGTGA
- a CDS encoding plasmid mobilization protein: MRKRNIQKIVRFNRKEAQDLAAKAKKACLSEAGLIRLLIRGYEPKEKPDDRFYDVMRELSSIGNNINQLAAKANTLGFIDAPMLKNEAAKWNKFQSEIERTYLRPNQSEMKWQ, from the coding sequence ATGAGAAAGAGAAACATTCAGAAGATTGTACGCTTTAACCGCAAGGAAGCACAGGATTTGGCAGCAAAGGCAAAGAAGGCTTGTCTTTCCGAAGCAGGACTTATCCGTTTGCTTATCAGAGGTTACGAGCCGAAAGAGAAACCCGATGACCGCTTCTATGATGTGATGAGGGAACTTTCCTCTATCGGTAATAACATCAATCAGCTTGCAGCTAAAGCTAATACGCTTGGTTTCATTGACGCACCTATGCTGAAGAATGAAGCTGCGAAGTGGAATAAGTTCCAGTCAGAGATTGAAAGGACATATCTTCGTCCAAATCAGAGCGAAATGAAATGGCAGTAA
- a CDS encoding DUF3789 domain-containing protein encodes MPLIPREKGELDLRELLLIAAGTLLGSCLGVTMMCLFQINKDCRVKRKEDTDYEKEKHSEDCTL; translated from the coding sequence TTGCCCCTAATACCCCGTGAGAAAGGAGAACTTGATTTGAGAGAGTTATTACTTATCGCCGCCGGAACACTGCTCGGCAGTTGTCTTGGCGTTACGATGATGTGTTTATTCCAGATTAACAAAGATTGCAGAGTAAAGAGAAAGGAAGATACCGATTATGAGAAAGAGAAACATTCAGAAGATTGTACGCTTTAA
- a CDS encoding DUF3846 domain-containing protein yields the protein MNDSKIKVLLVEPEKYPKEIVIDDSLEAMQEVVGGDIEEYMPFDDDVAIICNEEGKMRGLSLNRAVYVQDNDKKEMVDIICGKFFICYAPPESESFQSLPDDMMKKYKEQFKYPERFSKDVGGNIVAEPFKPKSKDYER from the coding sequence ATGAATGATTCTAAGATTAAAGTTCTCTTGGTAGAACCGGAAAAGTACCCGAAGGAAATTGTAATCGACGACAGTCTGGAAGCAATGCAGGAGGTTGTCGGAGGGGATATTGAGGAATATATGCCCTTTGATGATGACGTTGCAATCATCTGTAATGAGGAAGGAAAGATGAGAGGACTTTCGCTTAATCGTGCTGTTTATGTGCAGGACAACGATAAGAAAGAGATGGTTGACATTATCTGCGGCAAGTTCTTTATCTGTTATGCACCGCCTGAGAGTGAGAGCTTTCAGAGCTTGCCGGACGATATGATGAAGAAGTATAAGGAACAGTTCAAGTATCCTGAACGCTTTTCTAAGGATGTGGGCGGCAATATCGTGGCTGAACCTTTTAAGCCGAAATCAAAGGATTATGAGAGATAG
- a CDS encoding DUF3991 and toprim domain-containing protein, with translation MPFIAPELIIQAKQMDLLTYLKNYEPYELVKFSGNTYCTRTHDSLKISNGKWIWWSRGIGGRSALDYLIKVKGYSFLEAVETIIGHTAIQAPDYEKPQPKEENKPLLLPEKCASNIVITEYLFGRGIDFEIINYCISNDLIFESLPYHNVVFVGYDEKKEPKYAAYRSTNKRRIMGDCSGSKKDYSFRLGKENLEEVHLFECAIDLLSYATLAKLNGQDWKEMSFVSLSGVYSPAKKIEDSKVPIALEKYLGSNPSVRKIRIHFDNDIAGRKAAQTLKTILPDKYEIVDEPPKAGKDFNDFLCMRMGIYNKKTHERNEER, from the coding sequence ATGCCATTTATCGCACCTGAGTTAATCATTCAGGCGAAGCAGATGGACTTATTAACCTACCTGAAAAATTATGAACCGTATGAGCTGGTTAAGTTTTCGGGGAACACCTATTGCACCAGAACCCACGACAGTTTGAAGATTTCAAACGGGAAATGGATATGGTGGTCGAGAGGTATCGGTGGCAGGAGTGCTTTGGATTATCTGATTAAGGTCAAAGGTTACAGCTTCCTTGAAGCGGTGGAAACCATTATCGGACACACAGCGATTCAGGCTCCGGACTATGAAAAACCACAGCCAAAAGAGGAAAATAAACCGCTTCTTCTCCCTGAAAAATGTGCTTCCAATATAGTGATTACAGAGTATCTTTTCGGGAGAGGAATAGATTTTGAAATCATCAATTACTGTATCTCTAATGACCTTATCTTTGAGAGCCTGCCGTATCACAATGTTGTGTTTGTAGGCTATGACGAGAAGAAAGAACCCAAATATGCAGCCTACCGTTCCACGAATAAGCGTAGGATTATGGGCGATTGCAGTGGCAGTAAAAAAGATTATTCTTTTCGGCTTGGTAAGGAAAACTTGGAGGAAGTACACCTCTTTGAGTGTGCCATTGACTTGTTATCCTATGCCACGCTTGCAAAATTGAACGGGCAGGATTGGAAAGAAATGAGCTTTGTTTCGCTGTCTGGGGTGTATTCTCCGGCAAAGAAAATTGAGGACAGTAAAGTGCCGATTGCACTGGAAAAGTATCTTGGCAGTAACCCATCTGTTAGGAAAATCCGTATCCATTTTGACAATGATATAGCGGGCAGAAAGGCAGCACAGACCTTAAAAACTATTCTGCCGGATAAGTATGAAATCGTTGATGAGCCACCAAAAGCAGGTAAGGACTTCAACGATTTTCTTTGTATGCGGATGGGAATTTACAATAAAAAAACACACGAAAGGAATGAAGAACGATGA
- a CDS encoding recombinase family protein: protein MAGIKEEKKIYLVGIYCRLSKDDGTDNESASIATQKSILTDYVKKQGWHIAKTYVDDGYSGTNFQRPSFQNMIKDIESGLINCVITKDLSRLGRNYLDCGLYLEVFFPEHNVRYIAVNDGVDTLNKSAMDITPFRNILNEMYAADISVKIKSAYRARFQQGKFMGTTAPYGYIKDPADHNHLLIDDKVAHVVKEIFDLALKGNGVAKICRHLNKQHILRPAAYAAERGETGFERHFEGNEDKRYIWSGNSVRSILRSPIYAGNLVGYKRIAANMKSKKRPSKLPEEWEVIPNTHEGIVTQEEFDIVQQLITSRRLPQNKGGFVNIFAGVIKCVDCGCALRAMNVHRRKRPEIIDCVQYSCNNYARNGRSECSAHNIEARDLFNAVLADINCFADMAVNDEKAVRAIEKRLTETDQSRAKALEKERKKLNKRLAELDRLFSSLYEDKVMERITERNFEMMSGKYQKEQLEIEARLKEVTETLNESYEKSRGIRDFLALIRNYQGLKELDATVINALIDKILVSEREKMADGTVKQEIKIYYKFIGFVDELHIIPTKRWAAMPAKNCTVCGVEYVPGSGASRYCPACAKKIRREKSNESKRRSREQKRIACMNCPQKMTD from the coding sequence ATGGCAGGAATCAAAGAAGAAAAGAAAATCTATTTAGTCGGCATTTATTGCCGCTTATCTAAAGACGATGGTACGGATAACGAGAGTGCGAGCATTGCGACACAGAAATCCATCCTCACGGATTATGTGAAAAAGCAGGGATGGCACATAGCAAAAACGTATGTGGACGATGGTTATTCTGGTACAAATTTCCAAAGACCAAGTTTCCAGAATATGATAAAAGACATTGAAAGCGGTCTGATAAACTGCGTGATTACGAAAGATTTATCCCGTCTGGGGAGAAACTATCTTGATTGTGGGTTATATCTGGAAGTTTTCTTCCCAGAGCATAACGTGAGGTATATAGCGGTCAATGACGGCGTAGATACCTTGAATAAATCTGCTATGGACATCACGCCTTTCCGCAACATTTTAAACGAAATGTATGCCGCTGACATATCTGTTAAGATAAAATCGGCATATCGGGCGAGGTTTCAACAGGGGAAATTCATGGGAACTACCGCCCCTTATGGCTATATCAAAGACCCTGCCGACCACAACCATCTGCTGATAGATGATAAAGTGGCACATGTTGTAAAAGAGATATTCGACCTTGCATTAAAAGGGAATGGAGTTGCCAAAATTTGCAGACATCTTAATAAACAGCATATCCTACGCCCTGCCGCTTATGCGGCGGAGCGTGGCGAAACAGGCTTTGAACGTCATTTTGAGGGGAACGAGGACAAACGCTATATTTGGAGTGGGAACAGCGTGAGGAGCATTTTAAGAAGCCCGATATATGCGGGAAATCTTGTAGGCTACAAACGGATTGCCGCCAATATGAAAAGCAAGAAACGCCCCTCTAAGCTGCCCGAAGAATGGGAAGTGATACCCAATACCCATGAGGGAATAGTCACGCAGGAGGAATTTGATATTGTCCAACAGCTTATTACAAGTCGTAGGCTTCCACAGAACAAGGGAGGATTTGTAAATATTTTTGCAGGCGTTATCAAGTGTGTGGACTGCGGATGTGCTCTGCGGGCAATGAACGTACACAGGAGGAAACGCCCAGAGATTATCGACTGTGTACAGTATTCATGTAATAATTATGCAAGAAACGGAAGAAGCGAGTGTAGTGCCCACAATATAGAAGCAAGGGATTTATTCAATGCCGTTCTTGCCGACATCAACTGTTTTGCGGATATGGCAGTGAATGATGAAAAGGCGGTCAGGGCCATAGAAAAGCGGCTCACGGAAACAGACCAGAGCAGGGCGAAAGCATTAGAGAAAGAACGTAAGAAGCTGAACAAACGCCTTGCGGAACTGGACAGGCTGTTTTCCTCTCTCTACGAGGATAAGGTCATGGAGCGTATTACCGAGCGGAATTTTGAGATGATGTCGGGGAAATACCAGAAAGAGCAGCTTGAAATTGAAGCAAGGCTGAAAGAGGTGACGGAAACTCTTAATGAAAGCTACGAGAAATCACGGGGAATCCGTGACTTCCTCGCCCTTATCCGAAATTATCAAGGCTTAAAAGAACTGGATGCAACAGTTATAAACGCACTCATAGACAAGATACTTGTTTCGGAGCGTGAGAAGATGGCAGACGGAACAGTGAAGCAGGAAATCAAGATTTACTATAAATTCATCGGCTTTGTCGATGAATTACATATCATACCTACAAAACGGTGGGCAGCAATGCCCGCTAAAAATTGTACGGTGTGCGGCGTTGAATATGTCCCGGGCTCTGGTGCATCAAGGTATTGTCCTGCTTGTGCCAAGAAGATACGGAGGGAGAAATCAAACGAGAGCAAACGCAGGAGCAGAGAACAGAAAAGGATAGCATGTATGAACTGTCCGCAAAAAATGACCGACTGA
- a CDS encoding YdbC family protein → MREIQYEIVKEIAVLSTGDSGYTKEINLISWNGKEPKYDIRSFSPNREKCGKGITLNADEAAALLKALQKELNSED, encoded by the coding sequence ATGAGAGAAATCCAGTATGAAATCGTAAAGGAAATCGCAGTATTGTCTACGGGCGACAGTGGCTACACAAAGGAAATCAATCTCATTTCATGGAATGGGAAAGAGCCGAAGTATGACATCCGCAGCTTTTCCCCGAACCGTGAAAAGTGCGGCAAGGGAATCACGCTGAACGCTGATGAAGCGGCGGCACTCCTTAAAGCATTACAGAAAGAATTAAACAGCGAGGATTAA
- a CDS encoding ParB/RepB/Spo0J family partition protein, translating to MKKQDFKVLKTKDLYPFPDNPFHVAEDETLSELAESIKEFGIVTPIITRPKEDGDGYEVIAGQRRVRASELAGINTVPAFVLPLDRDRAIITLVDSNLQRENILPSERAFAYKMKSEAMKRQGFRTDLTSSQVVTKLRTDDKVAQGFGVGRMTVQRFIRLTELIPPILQMVDEGKIALTPAVELSFLKKDEQENLFATMESEEATPSLSQAQRMKQLSQSGRLDMDTIFAIMTEEKGNQKETLKINTSKLKKYFPKNTTPKQMEETIIKLLERELQRKRNRDSR from the coding sequence ATGAAGAAACAGGATTTTAAGGTGTTAAAGACCAAAGACTTGTACCCGTTCCCCGACAATCCGTTTCATGTGGCAGAAGATGAAACACTGTCAGAGTTAGCGGAAAGCATCAAGGAATTTGGCATTGTCACGCCGATAATCACACGCCCGAAAGAGGACGGGGACGGTTATGAAGTGATTGCAGGACAGCGGCGTGTCCGTGCTTCTGAACTTGCAGGGATAAATACCGTGCCTGCGTTTGTCCTGCCCTTAGACCGTGACCGAGCCATCATCACCCTTGTAGACAGCAATTTGCAGCGTGAGAATATCCTGCCATCGGAGCGGGCGTTTGCTTACAAGATGAAATCCGAAGCCATGAAGCGGCAGGGTTTCCGCACAGACTTAACCTCGTCACAAGTTGTGACGAAGTTGCGGACGGACGACAAGGTGGCACAGGGCTTCGGCGTGGGCAGGATGACCGTGCAGCGTTTTATCCGCCTGACGGAACTGATACCGCCGATTTTGCAGATGGTGGACGAGGGGAAAATCGCCCTCACGCCTGCGGTGGAACTGTCCTTCTTGAAGAAAGACGAGCAGGAAAACCTCTTTGCCACGATGGAGAGCGAAGAAGCAACGCCCTCACTCTCACAGGCACAGCGGATGAAACAGTTAAGCCAGAGCGGGCGGCTTGACATGGATACGATATTTGCGATTATGACGGAGGAAAAGGGCAACCAGAAAGAAACCTTGAAAATCAACACAAGCAAGCTGAAAAAATACTTTCCGAAGAACACAACGCCGAAGCAGATGGAGGAAACCATCATCAAACTTTTGGAGCGTGAGTTGCAGAGGAAACGCAACCGTGACAGCCGCTAA
- the mobV gene encoding MobV family relaxase produces the protein MPYAILRFQKRKAGGVAACERHNERKKEAYKSNPDIDMERSKNNYHLIAPPKYTYKKEINRMVAEAGCRTRKDSVMMVETLITASPEFMNQLPPEEQKAYFQTALDFISERVGKQNILSAVVHMDERTPHMHLCFVPITPDNKLSAKAILGNQKSLSEWQTAYHERMSSRWNQLERGQSSMETKRKHVPTWLYKLGGRLDKQYEEIVSALSDINAFNAGKKRDKALDLLSAWLPDVEKFSKEIGKQQAYIDSLKERIGQESDYAGRMRDEKYEQELKVQKANQKIFELQRTNEQMGRLLSKIPPEVLEELQKNHRSRAKER, from the coding sequence ATGCCTTATGCAATCCTGCGTTTCCAGAAACGAAAAGCGGGCGGCGTTGCGGCTTGTGAACGCCACAACGAGCGGAAGAAAGAAGCCTACAAAAGCAACCCAGATATAGATATGGAACGCTCTAAAAACAATTACCATCTCATAGCACCACCAAAGTACACCTACAAGAAAGAGATTAACCGCATGGTAGCCGAAGCGGGGTGCAGGACAAGGAAAGACAGCGTGATGATGGTGGAAACGCTCATCACAGCTTCACCAGAATTTATGAACCAGTTACCGCCCGAAGAACAAAAAGCGTATTTCCAGACGGCTCTTGACTTCATTTCGGAGCGTGTTGGAAAGCAGAATATCCTCTCCGCTGTCGTCCATATGGACGAGAGAACGCCCCATATGCACCTCTGCTTTGTGCCGATTACGCCAGACAATAAGCTGTCAGCGAAAGCTATCTTAGGCAACCAGAAATCATTATCCGAGTGGCAGACCGCCTACCATGAGCGGATGTCCTCACGGTGGAATCAGCTTGAACGGGGGCAGTCCTCAATGGAAACCAAGCGGAAACACGTCCCCACATGGCTCTATAAATTAGGCGGCAGGCTTGATAAACAGTATGAAGAAATCGTGTCTGCCCTATCCGACATCAACGCCTTTAACGCAGGGAAGAAAAGGGATAAAGCGTTAGATTTACTCTCTGCATGGCTGCCAGACGTGGAGAAATTCTCTAAGGAAATCGGGAAACAGCAGGCGTATATCGACAGTTTGAAAGAGAGAATTGGGCAGGAATCAGACTATGCGGGGCGTATGCGTGATGAAAAGTACGAGCAGGAACTAAAGGTGCAGAAAGCGAATCAGAAGATATTTGAATTGCAGAGAACCAACGAGCAGATGGGGCGGCTGCTGTCAAAAATACCGCCCGAAGTGTTGGAAGAATTGCAGAAAAATCATAGAAGCAGAGCGAAAGAAAGGTAG